A region from the Curtobacterium sp. MCBA15_012 genome encodes:
- a CDS encoding multidrug effflux MFS transporter, whose protein sequence is MTTERAGTGSTATTGAALPPIVPLALIVGVSPFATDMYIPALPAIARELGTTPGAVQLSLTAFLVAFAVGQLLAGPVSDGIGRRPLLLVGTVGFALASVGCAVAPDVGTLVAARVVQGLAGAAGAVAGRAMVSDTTTGARTARVFGTLAAINALGPVVAPLAGGAVLTVSTWRAMFVVLAALGVVFAVAVVLRFRETLPRSARGGTGFRANGRRIRDLLAIGRFRAYVLTGVLSTMGFFAYIATSSFVFQQQFGFSEQRYTLVFATNATAMVVTTLVFRRVVGRFSEDALLTTGLLVGAVGSSVVLVAASTGAGPVPVWCGLAVVTGAWGFVLPAAMTRTQHVGAAHPGTAAALQGGLTFGLGGLGTPLAGALGGTALAMGGVMAVLITAALVVQVLATRRNRTG, encoded by the coding sequence GTGACGACGGAGCGCGCAGGGACCGGTTCGACGGCCACCACCGGGGCCGCCCTGCCCCCGATCGTCCCGCTCGCCCTCATCGTCGGGGTCTCGCCGTTCGCGACCGACATGTACATCCCGGCGCTGCCGGCGATCGCACGCGAACTCGGCACGACTCCGGGCGCCGTGCAGCTGTCGCTGACCGCGTTCCTGGTGGCGTTCGCCGTCGGCCAGCTCCTCGCCGGTCCGGTCAGCGACGGCATCGGCCGCCGCCCGCTGCTGCTCGTCGGGACGGTCGGGTTCGCGCTCGCCTCGGTCGGGTGCGCCGTCGCCCCCGACGTCGGGACGCTGGTCGCCGCGCGCGTGGTCCAGGGCCTGGCAGGGGCCGCGGGTGCCGTCGCCGGGCGGGCGATGGTGTCCGACACGACGACCGGCGCGCGGACCGCCCGCGTGTTCGGCACCCTGGCGGCGATCAACGCCCTCGGCCCGGTCGTCGCACCGCTGGCCGGGGGAGCGGTGCTGACGGTGTCGACCTGGCGGGCGATGTTCGTGGTGCTCGCCGCGCTCGGGGTCGTGTTCGCGGTCGCCGTGGTCCTGCGCTTCCGGGAGACGCTCCCGCGGTCGGCCCGGGGCGGGACGGGGTTCCGCGCGAACGGTCGACGCATCCGCGACCTGCTGGCGATCGGGAGGTTCCGCGCCTACGTGCTGACGGGGGTGCTGTCCACCATGGGCTTCTTCGCGTACATCGCCACGAGCTCGTTCGTGTTCCAGCAGCAGTTCGGCTTCAGCGAGCAGCGCTACACGCTCGTGTTCGCCACGAACGCGACGGCGATGGTGGTGACGACCCTGGTGTTCCGCCGCGTCGTCGGCCGGTTCTCCGAGGACGCGCTGCTCACCACCGGCCTGCTCGTCGGCGCGGTCGGCAGCTCGGTCGTGCTCGTCGCGGCGTCGACCGGTGCCGGACCGGTGCCCGTGTGGTGCGGTCTCGCCGTGGTGACCGGCGCCTGGGGGTTCGTGCTGCCCGCCGCGATGACGAGGACCCAGCACGTCGGGGCCGCGCACCCCGGGACCGCGGCGGCGCTCCAGGGCGGGCTGACGTTCGGACTCGGCGGGCTCGGCACCCCGCTCGCGGGCGCGCTCGGCGGGACGGCACTCGCGATGGGCGGCGTGATGGCGGTGCTCATCACGGCCGCGCTCGTCGTCCAGGTCCTCGCCACGCGGAGGAACCGTACCGGCTGA
- a CDS encoding STAS domain-containing protein, which yields MDIQVHEVSSDTAVLECSGRLNMVSAGTFRETVATVVDGGRARLVVELSGVEFMDSSGLGALVGCLKTARQAGGDLRIAAPSEQVQMVLKLSNIDKILRTYPDGDVAVTNWG from the coding sequence ATGGACATCCAGGTACACGAGGTCTCGTCGGACACGGCGGTGCTGGAGTGCAGCGGCCGGCTCAACATGGTGAGCGCGGGGACGTTCCGCGAGACCGTCGCGACAGTGGTCGACGGTGGGCGCGCTCGGCTCGTCGTCGAACTGTCCGGCGTCGAGTTCATGGACTCCTCCGGCCTCGGCGCCCTGGTCGGCTGCCTGAAGACCGCGCGACAGGCCGGCGGTGACCTGCGCATCGCGGCACCTTCCGAGCAGGTGCAGATGGTGCTCAAGCTCTCGAACATCGACAAGATCCTGCGGACGTACCCGGACGGGGACGTCGCGGTGACGAACTGGGGATGA
- a CDS encoding ATP-binding protein, protein MSPVMGGHVLDLACPPDDVTAVHTFLESVWDREPDVSVEDRMALELALVELASNVIEHGAGGRPVSCSLRLDVGADDVRVLLTDDGVPVPVDPAKAHLPEGLAESGRGLALVQMVVEDLRYERVGDGNRWTAHRGRH, encoded by the coding sequence ATGAGCCCCGTCATGGGCGGCCACGTGCTCGACCTCGCCTGCCCGCCGGACGACGTCACGGCGGTGCACACGTTCCTCGAGTCCGTGTGGGACCGCGAGCCCGACGTGTCCGTCGAGGACCGGATGGCCCTCGAGCTGGCGCTGGTCGAACTCGCCTCGAACGTGATCGAGCACGGCGCCGGCGGACGCCCGGTCTCCTGTTCGCTCCGCCTCGACGTCGGGGCGGACGACGTGCGGGTGCTGCTCACCGACGACGGGGTGCCGGTTCCGGTCGACCCCGCGAAGGCGCACCTGCCCGAGGGGCTCGCCGAGAGCGGCCGCGGGCTCGCGCTCGTGCAGATGGTCGTCGAGGACCTCCGCTACGAGCGTGTCGGCGACGGGAACCGCTGGACCGCGCACCGCGGCCGGCACTGA
- a CDS encoding AraC family transcriptional regulator — protein MTMQTPADPRTRFETAGTDLGDALDTFGRAYDGSGFVGSRTERPFSYRFRVVGDQTMSFRSTLFDARAAGEAGTDDEYVVMWTSQGGGTITAGGEEVSYAPGTPVVFPTEGSFRFELQDVRESLVHFDRGYLEGIAAELGQTTPGPLVFDHAQTPRAEDLRAWNAQVRRAAQTVLGSAPVSPIAMAETARDTALAMLRTFPHRQLAPTAPVPEGASSRVREAIEFLHAFAHTPITTTDVAEHVGLSVRGLQQAFQRQVGTAPNAMLRGVRMDRVREELQRGTPGETTVAEVAVRWGFAHLGRFSAAYAKRFGEYPRETLGH, from the coding sequence ATGACCATGCAGACCCCCGCCGACCCACGGACGCGCTTCGAGACGGCGGGCACCGACCTCGGTGACGCCCTCGACACGTTCGGACGGGCGTACGACGGCTCCGGGTTCGTCGGGTCGCGCACCGAACGTCCGTTCTCGTACCGGTTCCGGGTGGTCGGCGACCAGACGATGTCGTTCCGCTCGACGCTGTTCGACGCGCGTGCCGCCGGAGAGGCCGGCACCGACGACGAGTACGTCGTGATGTGGACCTCGCAGGGCGGTGGCACGATCACGGCCGGCGGCGAGGAGGTCAGCTACGCGCCGGGCACACCCGTCGTGTTCCCGACCGAGGGGTCCTTCCGCTTCGAGCTCCAGGACGTCCGCGAGAGCCTGGTGCACTTCGACCGGGGCTACCTCGAGGGCATCGCGGCCGAGCTCGGACAGACCACCCCGGGTCCGCTCGTGTTCGACCACGCGCAGACCCCGCGGGCCGAGGACCTCCGCGCCTGGAACGCCCAGGTGCGTCGGGCCGCGCAGACCGTGCTCGGGTCGGCACCGGTGTCGCCGATCGCGATGGCCGAGACCGCACGCGACACCGCCCTCGCGATGCTCCGCACGTTCCCGCACCGCCAGCTCGCCCCGACGGCACCCGTGCCCGAGGGAGCGAGCAGCCGTGTGCGCGAGGCGATCGAGTTCCTGCACGCCTTCGCGCACACGCCGATCACGACGACCGACGTCGCCGAGCACGTCGGCCTCAGTGTCCGCGGACTCCAGCAGGCGTTCCAGCGGCAGGTCGGCACGGCACCGAACGCGATGCTCCGCGGCGTCCGCATGGACCGCGTCCGCGAGGAACTCCAGCGCGGCACGCCGGGCGAGACCACGGTGGCCGAGGTCGCCGTCCGCTGGGGCTTCGCACACCTCGGCCGGTTCTCGGCGGCGTACGCCAAGCGCTTCGGCGAGTACCCCCGCGAGACCCTCGGGCACTGA
- a CDS encoding alpha/beta hydrolase: MTELPVDGAVDHPWVVIPGIWGSDAEHWQSRWERDRGPDAVRIAPGSWSEPDPEDWAHAISRAVAAAPRRPVLVAHSLGVLAAAHWLVDHAEQVAGAFLVAPPDPDGPAFPAAAAGFRAPNRAVQVPTALVVSDDDPYCGVDRALGFAATLGAEVLRVGPRQHVNVASGVGDWPEGRRLLEAFSARC, translated from the coding sequence GTGACCGAACTCCCCGTCGACGGCGCTGTGGACCACCCGTGGGTCGTGATCCCGGGCATCTGGGGCTCCGACGCCGAGCACTGGCAGTCCCGGTGGGAGCGGGACCGCGGTCCCGACGCCGTGCGCATCGCCCCCGGGTCGTGGTCCGAACCGGACCCGGAGGACTGGGCACACGCCATCTCGCGTGCCGTGGCCGCGGCGCCCCGCCGGCCCGTCCTCGTGGCGCACAGCCTCGGGGTGCTGGCGGCGGCGCACTGGCTCGTCGACCACGCGGAACAGGTCGCCGGGGCGTTCCTCGTCGCACCGCCCGACCCCGACGGCCCCGCGTTCCCGGCCGCGGCGGCGGGGTTCCGCGCCCCGAACCGGGCGGTGCAGGTACCGACCGCCCTCGTGGTGAGCGACGACGACCCGTACTGCGGCGTCGACCGGGCGCTGGGGTTCGCGGCGACCCTCGGTGCCGAGGTGCTCCGCGTGGGTCCCCGCCAGCACGTCAACGTGGCCAGCGGCGTGGGGGACTGGCCGGAGGGCCGTCGGCTGCTCGAGGCCTTCTCCGCTCGCTGCTGA
- a CDS encoding zinc ribbon domain-containing protein, with amino-acid sequence MKAAPEDQVVLLDLQRLDNDVTRLTHRITSLQKGDKLTELGSTAAKLRAELVAATGRAEDAERDLARLESDTATAQARITRDTTMLQNVSNAKDAAGLQSEMESLQRRIGDLETAELEVMEQLDVHRARVGDIEAQLADVEASRSSLVAERDAEIARVEADRDAAVQSRAAVAAKVPADLLALYDRQRARYGFGASLLQGGVSTASGVTLTNSDLQTIRRAAPDDVVLCPDSDAILVRTAESGL; translated from the coding sequence GTGAAGGCAGCACCCGAGGACCAGGTCGTCCTCCTCGACCTCCAGCGACTCGACAACGACGTGACCCGCCTCACGCACCGCATCACGTCGCTGCAGAAGGGCGACAAGCTCACCGAGCTCGGCAGCACCGCCGCGAAGCTCCGCGCCGAGCTCGTCGCCGCCACCGGCCGTGCCGAGGACGCCGAGCGGGACCTCGCACGCCTGGAGTCCGACACCGCGACCGCTCAGGCACGCATCACCCGCGACACGACGATGCTGCAGAACGTCTCGAACGCGAAGGACGCCGCCGGGCTGCAGAGCGAGATGGAGTCGCTCCAGCGGCGCATCGGCGACCTCGAGACGGCCGAGCTCGAGGTCATGGAGCAGCTCGACGTGCACCGTGCCCGGGTCGGGGACATCGAGGCGCAGCTCGCCGACGTCGAGGCCTCCCGGTCCTCGCTCGTCGCCGAACGCGACGCCGAGATCGCCCGCGTCGAGGCCGACCGCGACGCCGCGGTGCAGAGCCGGGCAGCGGTCGCCGCGAAGGTGCCCGCCGACCTCCTGGCGCTGTACGACCGGCAGCGGGCGCGGTACGGCTTCGGCGCGTCGCTCCTGCAGGGCGGCGTCTCCACGGCGTCCGGGGTGACGCTCACCAACTCGGACCTGCAGACCATCCGTCGCGCCGCACCGGACGACGTGGTGCTCTGCCCGGACAGCGACGCGATCCTGGTGCGGACGGCCGAGTCGGGCCTGTAG
- the ppgK gene encoding polyphosphate--glucose phosphotransferase, translating into MTSLAVGVDIGGTGIKGAIVDVTTGELQTDRIKKATPEGGKPHDIVAVAKSILDELAPGADVPVGVCFPAIVRDGKTMSAANVSKKWIGFEAEALFEKELGRSIHFVNDADAAGFAEQQFGAAKGKDGLVVVTTLGTGIGTALINDGVLIVNSELGHLEIDGHDAESRASFAAKERDELSWKHWAKRLQTYYSTLEALLSPELFVVGGGVSKHHEEFLPLLDLQAGIIPATLRNNAGIIGAATLAARSHAPR; encoded by the coding sequence ATGACCTCACTCGCAGTCGGCGTCGACATCGGCGGTACGGGCATCAAGGGCGCGATCGTCGACGTGACCACCGGCGAGCTCCAGACCGACCGGATCAAGAAGGCCACCCCCGAGGGCGGGAAGCCGCACGACATCGTCGCCGTGGCGAAGTCGATCCTCGACGAGCTCGCCCCCGGCGCGGACGTGCCGGTCGGGGTCTGCTTCCCCGCGATCGTCCGTGACGGCAAGACCATGTCGGCCGCGAACGTGTCGAAGAAGTGGATCGGCTTCGAGGCCGAGGCGCTGTTCGAGAAGGAACTCGGGCGCTCCATCCACTTCGTCAACGACGCCGACGCCGCCGGGTTCGCCGAGCAGCAGTTCGGCGCCGCGAAGGGCAAGGATGGCCTCGTCGTCGTGACGACCCTCGGCACCGGGATCGGCACCGCGCTCATCAACGACGGTGTCCTCATCGTCAACTCGGAGCTCGGACACCTGGAGATCGACGGCCACGACGCCGAGTCGCGGGCCTCGTTCGCGGCGAAGGAGCGGGACGAGCTCAGCTGGAAGCACTGGGCGAAGCGCCTGCAGACGTACTACTCGACGCTCGAGGCGCTGCTCTCCCCCGAGCTCTTCGTCGTCGGCGGCGGCGTGTCGAAGCACCACGAGGAGTTCCTGCCGCTGCTCGACCTGCAGGCCGGGATCATCCCCGCGACGCTCCGCAACAACGCCGGCATCATCGGTGCGGCGACGCTGGCCGCACGGTCGCACGCGCCCCGGTAG
- the map gene encoding type I methionyl aminopeptidase: MPRDAHGHLTAGRISPQRPVPRDIERPEYVGKAEPHEHGLGDTYTPDEVERIRAAGRIASRAIDAVGAAIRPGVTTDELDRIGHEYVVSHGAYPSTLGYRGYPKSLCSSLNEVICHGIPDDTVLQEGDLVNIDVTAYKDGMHGDTNRTFVVGEAAPEVTDLVTRTEEALRRGIKAVAPGRQVNVIGRAIEAYAKRFGYGVVRDYTGHGVGRAFHSGLIIPHYDAPQYDTVIEPGMVFTIEPMLTLGGIEADIWSDDWTVSTRDKSWTAQFEHTLVVTERGAELLTVS, translated from the coding sequence ATGCCCCGGGACGCACACGGACACCTGACCGCCGGCCGGATCTCCCCGCAGCGACCCGTCCCCCGGGACATCGAGCGCCCCGAGTACGTCGGGAAGGCCGAGCCGCACGAGCACGGCCTCGGCGACACCTACACGCCCGACGAGGTCGAGCGGATCCGCGCTGCGGGGCGCATCGCCTCGCGGGCCATCGACGCGGTCGGTGCCGCGATCCGGCCCGGGGTCACGACCGACGAGCTCGACCGGATCGGGCACGAGTACGTCGTGTCGCACGGCGCCTACCCCTCGACGCTCGGCTACCGCGGCTACCCGAAGTCGCTCTGCTCCAGCCTGAACGAGGTGATCTGCCACGGCATCCCGGACGACACCGTGCTGCAGGAAGGCGACCTCGTCAACATCGACGTGACCGCGTACAAGGACGGCATGCACGGCGACACGAACCGCACGTTCGTCGTCGGCGAGGCCGCCCCCGAGGTCACCGACCTGGTCACCCGCACCGAAGAGGCACTGCGTCGCGGGATCAAGGCCGTCGCGCCCGGACGCCAGGTCAACGTCATCGGACGGGCCATCGAGGCCTACGCGAAGCGCTTCGGCTACGGGGTCGTCCGCGACTACACCGGCCACGGCGTCGGGCGCGCGTTCCACTCCGGGCTGATCATCCCGCACTACGACGCACCCCAGTACGACACCGTCATCGAGCCCGGCATGGTGTTCACGATCGAGCCGATGCTCACCCTCGGCGGCATCGAGGCCGACATCTGGTCCGACGACTGGACCGTCTCGACGCGCGACAAGTCCTGGACCGCACAGTTCGAACACACCCTCGTCGTCACCGAGCGCGGCGCGGAACTCCTCACCGTCTCCTGA
- a CDS encoding SPOR domain-containing protein has protein sequence MSDERIESQWWFNDKTKTVEQGPQSPQRDRIGPFETREEAQHALDRIKANNERWDDEDQ, from the coding sequence ATGAGCGACGAACGCATCGAGTCCCAGTGGTGGTTCAACGACAAGACCAAGACGGTCGAGCAGGGCCCGCAGTCCCCGCAGCGCGACCGCATCGGCCCGTTCGAGACGCGCGAGGAAGCGCAACACGCCCTGGACCGCATCAAGGCCAACAACGAGCGTTGGGACGACGAAGACCAATAG
- the glnA gene encoding type I glutamate--ammonia ligase — MDKQTDFVLRTIEERGIKFIRLWFTDVIGTLKSVAIAPAEVEGAFAEGIGFDGSAIEGLTRSYEADVLAHPDPSTFQILPWRGEVDPTARMFCDITTPDGQPAVADPRNVLKRTLAKASDRGFTFYTHPEIEFYLLKSRDWKDGGPQPVDQAGYFDNVPGGSAHDFRRRSVRMLEDLGISVEFSHHEAGPGQNEIDLRYADALTMADNIMTFRTVVKEVAIEQGVYATFMPKPISGQPGSGMHTHVSLFEGDQNAFYEAGGEYQLSQTARHFIAGVLRHAPEITAVTNQFVNSYKRLWGGDEAPSFVTWGHNNRSALLRVPLYKPNKGQSARVEYRGIDSAANPYLAYSLLLAAGLKGIDEGYELPPEAEDNVWSLSDAERRALGYKQLPASLDHALGLMEDSELVAETLGEQVFNYVLLNKRQEWKAYRDQVTPFELDTNLGAL, encoded by the coding sequence ATGGACAAGCAGACGGACTTCGTGCTCCGCACCATCGAGGAGCGGGGCATCAAGTTCATCCGCCTCTGGTTCACGGACGTCATCGGCACCCTGAAGTCGGTGGCGATCGCGCCGGCCGAGGTCGAGGGTGCCTTCGCCGAGGGCATCGGCTTCGACGGCTCCGCCATCGAGGGCCTGACCCGCAGCTACGAGGCCGACGTGCTCGCGCACCCGGACCCCTCGACCTTCCAGATCCTGCCGTGGCGCGGTGAGGTCGACCCCACCGCGCGGATGTTCTGCGACATCACGACGCCCGACGGCCAGCCCGCCGTGGCCGACCCGCGCAACGTGCTCAAGCGCACCCTCGCCAAGGCGAGCGACCGGGGCTTCACGTTCTACACGCACCCCGAGATCGAGTTCTACCTGCTGAAGAGCCGCGACTGGAAGGACGGCGGCCCGCAGCCCGTCGACCAGGCCGGCTACTTCGACAACGTCCCGGGCGGCAGCGCCCACGACTTCCGACGCCGCTCGGTCCGGATGCTCGAGGACCTCGGCATCTCGGTCGAGTTCAGCCACCACGAGGCCGGTCCCGGGCAGAACGAGATCGACCTCCGCTACGCCGACGCGCTGACGATGGCGGACAACATCATGACCTTCCGCACGGTGGTCAAGGAGGTCGCGATCGAGCAGGGCGTCTACGCGACGTTCATGCCGAAGCCGATCTCCGGGCAGCCGGGCTCGGGCATGCACACGCACGTGTCGCTCTTCGAGGGCGACCAGAACGCCTTCTACGAGGCCGGCGGCGAGTACCAGCTCTCGCAGACCGCGCGGCACTTCATCGCGGGCGTGCTCCGCCACGCTCCCGAGATCACCGCCGTGACGAACCAGTTCGTCAACTCCTACAAGCGGCTCTGGGGCGGCGACGAGGCACCCTCGTTCGTCACCTGGGGGCACAACAACCGCTCGGCGCTGCTCCGGGTCCCGCTGTACAAGCCGAACAAGGGCCAGTCCGCCCGGGTCGAGTACCGCGGCATCGACTCCGCGGCGAACCCGTACCTGGCGTACTCGTTGCTCCTCGCGGCCGGTCTGAAGGGCATCGACGAGGGCTACGAGCTCCCGCCCGAGGCCGAGGACAACGTCTGGAGCCTGTCCGACGCCGAGCGCCGTGCACTGGGCTACAAGCAGCTCCCGGCGAGCCTCGACCACGCGCTCGGCCTCATGGAGGACTCCGAGCTCGTCGCCGAGACCCTCGGCGAGCAGGTCTTCAACTACGTGCTGCTCAACAAGCGGCAGGAGTGGAAGGCCTACCGCGACCAGGTCACGCCGTTCGAGCTCGACACGAACCTCGGCGCGCTCTAG
- a CDS encoding bifunctional [glutamine synthetase] adenylyltransferase/[glutamine synthetase]-adenylyl-L-tyrosine phosphorylase produces the protein MTGRTRTSRSEMARLGFAELSESLERIAGLEARFGPDLRVPVSDAPALWEATADPDGALRLVERLLERAPDELRPVLADRQATERLVRLLGASVGLGEFLHRRPAEIALLLEPVTAPWDQDAYTASLLEAVDGATGEDARLRLRVRYRRHLAQIALYDVLHAAPTEVFPSVAAGLADLAGAALEAAVDVARREVPFPAADVAATPLAVIGMGKAGARELNYVSDVDVIFVTEPTRDDDADTGVGTDRAVLIATRLAIAATHAITDLAAEPALWEVDANLRPEGKDGALVRTLDSHVAYYERWAKGWEFQALLKARPIAGSADLGARYAAAVAPFVWSSAQRPGFVESVQRMRERVTEHIPDAEVDRQLKLGPGGLRDVEFTVQLLQLVHGRDDESVRVRSTLESMDALASAGYVGRPEAARFGPDYALLRLLEHRIQLRRLQRTHLMPSDEDELRVLARSTGLATSASALEQRWRGVKLEVRGLHERLFYRPLLSAVAATDGDIVLTNDQAADRLGAIGFADPSGALGHIRALTQGTSRRAAIQRNLLPVLLRWMAEGPAPDRALLAFRRLSDTLGESSWFLRMLRDSSGAAHSLTTVLSESAFLAGLLERFPEAVAWLDEPEALLRPRPAESLLAEHSATTARHGDDVEGAAALVRSARRRETLRLGMAAVLGHLDVDQLGPALTDVTEATLAGVLALARRDAPEGLEFGVVAMGRFGGRELGFGSDADVLYVYRATEDLPSEQASRAAQRIVRELSRLTEDAIHPFELDIDLRPEGKNGPVVRTLDSYGAYYARWSLTWEAQALLRARGSVGDQQLLRDFEHLADRTRYPEHIDEREVREVRRIKARVESERLPRGADPARHLKLGRGSLSDVEWFVQLLQLQHATAVHGLRTTSTLEALDAATAAGFVAAEDAEKLGAAWRFASRTRSALVLWSGRTTDVLPVDRVQLEGIARLLEYPPGSASRLEDDYLGVTRRARQVFEREFYGA, from the coding sequence GTGACCGGTCGGACGAGGACGTCCCGTTCCGAGATGGCCCGGTTGGGCTTCGCGGAGCTGTCGGAGAGCCTGGAACGGATCGCCGGCCTGGAGGCGCGGTTCGGCCCGGACCTGCGGGTGCCGGTCAGCGACGCCCCGGCGCTGTGGGAGGCCACGGCCGATCCCGACGGTGCGCTCCGCCTCGTGGAGCGCCTGCTCGAGCGCGCCCCGGACGAGCTGCGGCCGGTCCTGGCGGACCGGCAGGCGACCGAGCGGCTCGTGCGTCTGCTCGGGGCCTCGGTCGGGCTGGGGGAGTTCCTGCACCGGCGCCCGGCCGAGATCGCGCTGCTGCTCGAACCCGTGACCGCGCCGTGGGACCAGGACGCGTACACGGCGTCGCTCCTCGAAGCCGTCGACGGAGCGACGGGCGAGGACGCCCGCCTGCGCCTGCGGGTCCGGTACCGCCGGCACCTCGCGCAGATCGCCCTGTACGACGTGCTCCACGCCGCCCCGACCGAGGTGTTCCCGTCGGTGGCGGCCGGACTCGCCGACCTCGCGGGCGCCGCGCTCGAGGCCGCGGTCGACGTCGCCCGGCGCGAGGTCCCGTTCCCGGCCGCCGACGTCGCGGCCACCCCGCTCGCGGTCATCGGCATGGGCAAGGCCGGCGCGCGCGAACTCAACTACGTCAGCGACGTCGACGTCATCTTCGTGACCGAGCCGACCCGCGACGACGACGCCGACACCGGGGTCGGGACCGACCGGGCCGTGCTCATCGCGACGCGCCTGGCGATCGCGGCGACCCACGCGATCACCGACCTCGCCGCCGAACCCGCGCTGTGGGAGGTCGACGCGAACCTCCGACCGGAGGGCAAGGACGGGGCGCTCGTCCGGACCCTCGATTCCCACGTCGCGTACTACGAGCGCTGGGCGAAGGGGTGGGAGTTCCAGGCGCTCCTCAAGGCCCGTCCGATCGCGGGGTCCGCCGACCTCGGGGCGCGGTACGCGGCGGCGGTCGCCCCGTTCGTCTGGAGCTCGGCGCAGCGGCCGGGCTTCGTCGAGTCGGTGCAGCGGATGCGCGAGCGGGTCACGGAGCACATCCCGGACGCCGAGGTCGACCGGCAGCTGAAGCTCGGTCCGGGTGGGCTGCGTGACGTCGAGTTCACCGTGCAGCTCCTGCAGCTCGTGCACGGTCGGGACGACGAATCGGTGCGGGTGCGCTCGACGCTCGAGTCGATGGACGCCCTCGCCAGCGCCGGGTACGTCGGACGCCCCGAGGCCGCGCGCTTCGGGCCGGACTACGCCCTGCTGCGGCTGCTCGAGCACCGCATCCAGCTCCGACGGCTGCAGCGCACGCACCTCATGCCCTCGGACGAGGACGAGCTCCGGGTGCTCGCCCGGTCGACCGGCCTCGCGACCTCCGCGTCCGCGCTCGAACAGCGGTGGCGCGGCGTGAAGCTCGAGGTCCGCGGACTCCACGAGCGCCTGTTCTACCGTCCGCTGCTCTCCGCGGTCGCGGCGACCGACGGCGACATCGTCCTGACGAACGACCAGGCGGCGGACCGCCTCGGTGCGATCGGCTTCGCGGACCCGTCCGGTGCCCTCGGCCACATCCGGGCGCTCACGCAGGGCACGAGCCGGCGCGCGGCGATCCAGCGGAACCTGCTCCCGGTGCTCCTGCGGTGGATGGCGGAGGGGCCGGCACCGGACCGTGCGCTCCTGGCCTTCCGTCGCCTGAGCGACACCCTCGGCGAGTCGAGCTGGTTCCTCCGCATGCTCCGCGACTCGTCCGGTGCCGCGCACTCGCTGACGACGGTGCTGTCCGAGTCGGCCTTCCTCGCCGGCCTGCTCGAACGGTTCCCCGAGGCCGTGGCGTGGCTCGACGAGCCCGAGGCCCTGCTGCGTCCGCGTCCGGCGGAGTCGTTGCTCGCCGAGCACAGCGCGACGACGGCCCGGCACGGCGACGACGTCGAGGGTGCGGCCGCGCTCGTCCGGTCGGCCCGGCGTCGGGAGACCCTGCGGCTCGGGATGGCGGCGGTGCTCGGCCACCTCGACGTCGACCAGCTCGGCCCCGCGCTCACCGACGTCACCGAGGCGACGCTCGCGGGCGTCCTCGCCCTCGCCCGACGGGACGCCCCGGAGGGGCTGGAGTTCGGTGTGGTGGCGATGGGCCGGTTCGGCGGACGCGAGCTCGGCTTCGGGTCGGACGCCGACGTCCTGTACGTGTACCGCGCGACCGAGGACCTGCCGTCCGAGCAGGCGTCCCGGGCCGCGCAGCGCATCGTGCGCGAGCTGTCCCGGCTCACCGAGGACGCGATCCACCCGTTCGAGCTCGACATCGACCTGCGCCCCGAGGGGAAGAACGGCCCGGTCGTCCGCACGCTCGACTCGTACGGCGCGTACTACGCCCGCTGGTCCCTCACGTGGGAGGCCCAGGCGCTCCTGCGCGCCCGGGGCTCGGTCGGCGACCAGCAGCTGCTCCGCGACTTCGAGCACCTCGCCGACCGCACGCGCTACCCCGAGCACATCGACGAGCGCGAGGTCCGCGAGGTCCGCCGGATCAAGGCACGCGTGGAGTCCGAACGACTCCCGCGCGGCGCCGACCCCGCACGGCACCTCAAGCTCGGACGAGGGTCGCTGAGCGACGTCGAGTGGTTCGTGCAGCTGCTCCAGCTCCAGCACGCGACCGCGGTGCACGGTCTCCGGACCACGTCGACGCTCGAGGCACTGGACGCGGCGACCGCGGCCGGGTTCGTCGCCGCCGAGGACGCCGAGAAGCTCGGCGCCGCCTGGCGCTTCGCGTCCCGCACCCGCAGTGCGCTCGTGCTCTGGTCGGGGAGGACCACGGACGTGCTGCCCGTCGACCGGGTGCAGCTCGAGGGCATCGCGCGGCTGCTGGAGTACCCGCCGGGGTCCGCGTCGCGCCTCGAGGACGACTACCTCGGCGTCACCCGACGGGCGCGGCAGGTGTTCGAGCGGGAGTTCTACGGCGCCTGA